In one window of Bdellovibrio bacteriovorus W DNA:
- a CDS encoding putative lipoprotein (COG1520 FOG: WD40-like repeat), producing MMIRSVVLATAVLSLSACASVQSGLEKWSSKNNSKREYQVKTAWIRQTTDHDNLGFRKINRMTPQIVGDLVVQGNGMDGISGYDKVTGQLVWKLPIQNGVEPSATHIKDRLFVGASDGEFYSLEASTGKIQWSFPTKAENLAAPLLADGVVYFLAGNNVFYALDAATGRQIWLYSRQDTSQFSIRGGSRPVLQNGVLYVGFSDGALVALNAQSGSVQWELQLNRNKRFRDIDAAAVIDGKNLYIAGYDDKLYAVSVDKGEILWRVDGGGYSGVTLVGDRLIYPTTNGEVWSLNKNNGDKIWSYKLNEGIATGVRTFKGALVFGESQGSLRFLDPANGKELGSFEPGRGILSTPQVDEENNRIYFISGEANLYAIDAGWIRSPYF from the coding sequence ATGATGATTCGTTCTGTTGTTCTTGCTACGGCTGTATTATCTCTATCTGCCTGTGCTAGTGTTCAAAGTGGTTTAGAGAAGTGGAGTTCCAAGAACAACAGCAAGCGTGAATACCAAGTGAAAACGGCTTGGATTCGCCAAACCACAGATCACGATAATCTTGGATTCCGTAAGATCAATCGCATGACTCCACAGATTGTGGGCGATTTGGTTGTTCAAGGTAACGGAATGGATGGGATTTCTGGCTATGACAAAGTCACGGGCCAGCTTGTCTGGAAGCTTCCAATTCAAAATGGTGTTGAGCCAAGCGCAACGCATATTAAAGACCGTCTTTTTGTAGGCGCTAGTGATGGAGAGTTTTACTCTCTTGAAGCCTCTACAGGGAAAATTCAATGGTCTTTCCCGACAAAAGCCGAAAACTTAGCAGCTCCTTTACTTGCTGATGGTGTTGTTTATTTCTTAGCCGGAAATAACGTTTTTTATGCGCTAGATGCAGCGACGGGTCGTCAGATTTGGCTGTACTCGCGTCAGGACACATCGCAGTTCTCTATTCGTGGAGGCAGCCGTCCTGTCCTGCAAAACGGAGTTCTCTATGTGGGTTTCTCTGACGGAGCTTTAGTCGCTCTGAATGCCCAATCTGGATCTGTTCAGTGGGAACTTCAATTAAATCGTAATAAGAGATTTAGAGATATCGATGCGGCGGCTGTGATTGATGGGAAAAACCTATATATCGCAGGATATGATGACAAACTTTATGCTGTCTCTGTGGATAAAGGAGAAATCCTTTGGCGCGTAGATGGTGGTGGTTATAGCGGCGTGACTTTGGTGGGAGATCGTTTGATTTACCCAACAACCAATGGAGAAGTTTGGTCGCTGAATAAGAACAACGGCGATAAAATCTGGAGCTATAAACTCAATGAGGGGATCGCGACAGGAGTTCGTACATTTAAGGGCGCTCTTGTTTTTGGTGAATCTCAAGGGAGTTTGCGCTTCTTGGATCCTGCAAATGGTAAAGAGCTGGGTTCTTTTGAGCCAGGTCGAGGGATTTTATCAACTCCACAAGTGGATGAAGAAAATAATCGTATTTACTTCATTTCAGGTGAAGCCAATCTCTATGCTATTGATGCAGGCTGGATTCGCTCGCCGTATTTCTAA
- a CDS encoding chemotaxis protein (COG0840 Methyl-accepting chemotaxis protein): MFGAFQWSMRAKIIGVVLLTSVICACIALLTSIHFSNKDNLKGLVNKSRTIHSRLDVASRYVANQGGLKSIVDQFTTKYKTHEDMTDEDKKLVLQQVPVFAAMKIGSENSEKEYYSFRVFSDEPRRLENKATLEEQKIFNQFLLDPELEEIVSSTPQRVVVYRPVRLAESNGCLTCHGDPASSPWGNGMDILGYPMENWKDGKLHGVFAISNDVAIVQKALAAETGSFTSTTMLVFFIVLGGMLACLIAFLMLNKVVHVLQTITRCLAESGGHLTSASEKVATSSQSLSTTSTEQASSLEETVASMEELSAMVDLNAQSAKKTAELAHGMRTRAQLGESEMKKLLQSLDEVATDAKRIQQFTDVIDDLAFQINLLSLNAAVEASRAGEHGKGFAVVAEAVRSLAVRSASSAKDIAVVLKENNRKIQKSYDDAEKLERNIGQFAEAAKSVSVLAEEIASASQEQSQGLQQMSHVLNELDQVTQKNAAASVSTASAAEELAQQSESLKSSAASLKLIVFGNEKVS; this comes from the coding sequence ATGTTTGGGGCGTTTCAGTGGAGTATGCGTGCGAAAATTATTGGCGTGGTTTTACTAACAAGCGTGATCTGTGCTTGTATCGCGCTTTTAACGTCGATTCATTTCAGCAATAAAGACAATCTTAAAGGTTTAGTGAATAAGTCGCGCACAATTCACTCGCGGCTAGATGTGGCCTCTAGATACGTTGCTAATCAAGGGGGCTTAAAGTCCATCGTCGATCAATTTACGACCAAGTATAAAACCCATGAAGACATGACAGACGAAGATAAAAAACTCGTGCTTCAGCAGGTTCCTGTTTTTGCTGCTATGAAAATTGGTTCCGAAAATTCAGAGAAGGAGTATTATTCTTTTAGAGTTTTTTCGGATGAGCCTCGTCGCTTGGAAAATAAAGCTACTTTAGAAGAGCAAAAAATCTTTAATCAATTTCTCTTGGATCCTGAACTTGAGGAGATCGTATCTTCCACTCCACAGAGGGTCGTGGTTTATCGCCCCGTGCGCTTAGCTGAAAGCAATGGCTGTCTGACTTGTCACGGAGATCCGGCTTCAAGCCCTTGGGGAAATGGGATGGATATTTTAGGTTATCCCATGGAGAACTGGAAGGATGGAAAGCTTCACGGAGTATTTGCGATTTCCAATGACGTGGCGATTGTGCAAAAAGCCCTTGCTGCGGAAACGGGAAGTTTTACCTCTACGACAATGCTGGTGTTCTTTATTGTTCTGGGAGGAATGCTCGCCTGTTTGATTGCTTTTTTAATGCTCAATAAGGTCGTTCATGTCTTACAGACCATCACCCGTTGTCTAGCAGAATCAGGTGGGCATTTGACATCAGCTTCAGAGAAAGTAGCGACTTCATCGCAATCTCTTTCAACCACCTCTACGGAGCAAGCAAGTTCTCTGGAGGAAACTGTCGCTTCTATGGAAGAATTGAGTGCGATGGTGGATCTTAATGCACAGAGTGCGAAAAAGACGGCAGAACTGGCTCACGGGATGCGCACACGGGCACAATTAGGTGAATCTGAAATGAAAAAACTGCTTCAGTCCCTGGATGAGGTGGCCACCGATGCAAAACGAATCCAGCAATTTACAGATGTGATTGATGATCTTGCATTTCAGATCAATTTATTGTCGCTAAACGCGGCCGTGGAAGCTTCCCGCGCTGGTGAGCATGGAAAAGGTTTTGCGGTCGTTGCAGAAGCTGTGAGAAGCCTTGCGGTGCGCAGCGCGAGTTCTGCTAAGGATATTGCTGTGGTGCTTAAAGAGAACAATCGCAAAATTCAAAAAAGCTATGATGATGCTGAAAAATTAGAAAGAAATATTGGCCAATTTGCAGAGGCGGCAAAATCTGTATCCGTACTTGCAGAGGAAATTGCCAGTGCGTCACAAGAGCAAAGCCAAGGCTTACAGCAAATGAGTCATGTTTTGAATGAATTAGATCAGGTCACTCAGAAAAACGCGGCCGCTTCTGTCTCTACGGCAAGTGCGGCCGAGGAGTTGGCTCAGCAGTCAGAGTCTCTGAAGTCTTCAGCGGCCTCTTTAAAACTCATCGTCTTTGGAAATGAGAAAGTAAGTTAA
- a CDS encoding hypothetical protein (COG0018 Arginyl-tRNA synthetase), producing the protein MIKHDAIRLLATQKISEAISKLNAEMSEDEVYKFLVEPPNPEMGDLAFGCFVLAKNLKKAPPMISGELAQHINKDSDLIKAEAAGPYLNLTFSSEAHGKRVLSEILNGEFFKKRLMDEAPKTMIEYSQPNTHKELHVGHMRNLCLGDSLVRMLRYGGRNIVASTFPGDMGTHVAKCLWYMKKHNQEAAPETGKGEWLGSMYSKANLLLEDQNGTPQEAINRQELTAILQQLESAQGEYYDLWKETRQWSIDLMKKVYKWADVEFDEWYFESEMDAPSTQWVKELYAQGKLEKSEGAIGMNLEQEKLGFCMLLKSDGTGLYATKDLLLAKHKFEDVQIEKSIYVVDMRQALHFKQVFRVLDILGFEQAKNCFHLQYNYVELPDGAMSSRKGNIVPLMALVNNMENHVKTRYLSRYENEWTQEEIQKTAEQVAKGAIFYGMLKMDTNKKIVFDMDEWLKLDGESGPFVQYSFARISSLVRKFDFDSKKSVDWSLLTHPSERALMQFMSGFNTVLANAAEQYKPASVCSYVYDLAKKFNVFYHECPIGNEKEENLRHARLALSKAVGNTLQQGLALIGIPAPERM; encoded by the coding sequence ATGATTAAGCACGATGCAATTCGACTTTTAGCCACGCAAAAAATCTCCGAAGCTATTTCTAAGCTCAACGCTGAAATGTCTGAAGATGAAGTTTATAAGTTTTTAGTAGAGCCACCAAATCCAGAGATGGGTGATTTGGCTTTCGGATGTTTTGTTTTAGCTAAAAACCTAAAAAAAGCCCCTCCCATGATCTCTGGAGAACTTGCTCAACATATTAATAAGGACAGCGATCTTATTAAGGCTGAAGCGGCAGGGCCGTATTTGAACTTAACTTTTAGTTCTGAAGCTCATGGTAAAAGAGTTTTATCTGAAATCCTTAATGGAGAGTTTTTTAAAAAACGCCTTATGGATGAAGCTCCTAAAACTATGATTGAGTACTCTCAGCCCAATACACACAAAGAATTGCACGTTGGACATATGCGTAATCTTTGCCTTGGGGATTCTTTAGTAAGAATGCTTCGCTATGGTGGGCGCAACATCGTTGCCTCGACTTTCCCAGGAGATATGGGCACTCACGTTGCTAAATGTCTTTGGTATATGAAGAAACACAATCAGGAAGCTGCCCCTGAGACTGGTAAGGGTGAGTGGTTGGGATCGATGTACTCGAAGGCAAATCTTCTTTTGGAAGACCAAAACGGCACGCCTCAAGAGGCGATCAATCGCCAAGAGTTAACAGCTATTCTGCAGCAACTTGAGTCCGCGCAAGGTGAGTACTACGACCTATGGAAAGAGACTCGCCAGTGGTCTATCGATCTTATGAAGAAGGTCTATAAGTGGGCGGATGTTGAATTTGATGAGTGGTATTTTGAGTCTGAGATGGACGCTCCATCCACGCAGTGGGTGAAAGAGCTTTATGCTCAAGGGAAGCTTGAAAAATCTGAGGGCGCTATCGGGATGAATCTAGAGCAAGAAAAGCTGGGCTTTTGCATGCTCTTGAAGTCGGATGGAACAGGGCTTTACGCCACGAAAGATTTATTGTTAGCAAAGCATAAATTTGAAGATGTACAGATAGAGAAATCAATCTACGTAGTAGATATGCGCCAAGCTTTGCACTTTAAACAGGTCTTCCGTGTTTTGGATATTTTAGGCTTTGAGCAAGCAAAAAACTGCTTCCATTTGCAGTATAACTACGTCGAACTTCCAGATGGAGCTATGAGCTCTCGCAAGGGGAATATTGTTCCTCTGATGGCCTTAGTGAACAATATGGAAAATCACGTGAAGACTCGCTACCTAAGTCGTTATGAAAATGAATGGACTCAAGAAGAGATTCAGAAAACGGCAGAGCAAGTTGCCAAGGGTGCGATCTTTTACGGAATGTTAAAGATGGATACGAATAAGAAAATCGTATTCGACATGGATGAATGGTTAAAGCTAGACGGTGAGTCTGGACCATTTGTTCAGTACTCTTTTGCACGAATCTCTAGCTTAGTCAGAAAATTTGATTTTGACTCTAAGAAGTCTGTGGATTGGTCTCTATTAACTCATCCTTCTGAGCGCGCATTGATGCAGTTTATGAGTGGTTTTAATACGGTCCTTGCAAATGCGGCTGAGCAATACAAGCCGGCTTCTGTTTGTTCATACGTCTATGACCTAGCTAAGAAGTTTAATGTCTTCTATCATGAATGCCCAATTGGGAATGAGAAAGAAGAAAATCTTCGCCATGCCAGATTGGCTTTGTCGAAAGCGGTCGGCAACACCCTTCAACAAGGGCTTGCACTGATCGGCATCCCAGCCCCTGAAAGAATGTAG
- a CDS encoding bacteriophage integrase or recombinase (COG4974 Site-specific recombinase XerD), whose amino-acid sequence MAKAPRYQLNKNKYLLEPEMDRLRKILVDFQDKDPRNCLMIWIALRTGARAQEILNIRKSDLNAYDESIFIRGIKGSNDREIPVHSDLFRRLERYAAQQTTELLFPITYDRLYQIWGLYRPIPKKFHALRHTFAIELYRKTKDLRLVQVALGHRNITNTMIYADYIYSQQELRKLIL is encoded by the coding sequence ATGGCAAAGGCACCTCGGTATCAACTCAACAAAAACAAATACTTACTCGAACCTGAAATGGATCGCTTACGTAAAATTCTTGTGGATTTTCAAGATAAGGATCCTCGCAATTGTTTGATGATTTGGATCGCTCTCAGAACCGGAGCTCGTGCCCAAGAAATCCTTAATATTCGCAAATCAGACCTAAACGCCTACGATGAAAGTATCTTTATCCGCGGAATCAAGGGATCGAACGATCGCGAAATCCCCGTTCACAGCGATCTCTTCAGGCGTCTTGAGAGGTACGCAGCTCAACAGACAACAGAGTTGCTATTCCCAATCACCTACGACCGCCTTTATCAAATCTGGGGGCTTTACAGACCGATCCCTAAGAAGTTTCACGCCCTGAGGCACACTTTTGCTATCGAGCTTTATCGCAAAACGAAAGACCTGCGCCTTGTGCAGGTGGCGCTTGGGCATCGCAATATTACGAACACGATGATTTATGCTGACTATATTTACTCTCAACAAGAGCTTAGAAAGTTGATCCTATAG
- a CDS encoding ABC-type nitrate transporter, ATP-binding protein (COG1116 ABC-type nitrate/sulfonate/bicarbonate transport system, ATPase component) — MSIEIKDLDKSFGSKQVLKNLNLSFKEGSFVSILGSSGCGKSTLLRLIAGLETPSRGTVSLTQSPISYVFQGANLLPWRTALENVLLPLELKNDSSRLNLEEDALEALEKVQLQQAAKLFPHELSGGMQMRVSLARALVTKPKVLLLDEPFAALDELTRFEMQRQLLELWQRERMSIIFVTHSFSEAAFLSERIVMLKAPGHISMDLDLQYSSPRDEAFRTSLELAETVHKLSTELRR; from the coding sequence ATGAGTATTGAAATTAAAGACCTCGACAAAAGCTTCGGCTCTAAGCAGGTCCTTAAAAATTTAAATCTATCTTTCAAAGAGGGAAGCTTCGTCAGCATTCTAGGAAGTTCGGGCTGTGGAAAATCCACACTTTTACGTCTCATTGCGGGACTTGAAACTCCTTCACGCGGCACCGTCTCTCTGACTCAATCACCTATTAGTTATGTCTTTCAAGGCGCCAATCTTCTTCCGTGGAGAACGGCCCTTGAAAATGTCTTACTTCCATTGGAGCTAAAAAATGATTCTTCAAGATTGAACTTAGAAGAAGATGCTCTGGAAGCTCTTGAGAAAGTGCAGCTTCAACAAGCTGCCAAACTTTTCCCTCACGAACTCTCGGGTGGAATGCAGATGCGGGTCTCCCTTGCTAGAGCTCTTGTGACAAAACCTAAAGTCCTACTGCTTGATGAACCCTTTGCAGCACTTGATGAACTCACTCGCTTTGAAATGCAACGGCAACTCCTTGAACTGTGGCAAAGAGAAAGAATGAGTATTATATTTGTGACTCATTCTTTTTCGGAGGCCGCCTTTTTATCTGAGCGCATTGTGATGCTCAAAGCCCCAGGGCATATCTCTATGGATTTAGATCTTCAGTATTCTAGTCCGCGCGATGAAGCCTTCAGAACCTCTTTGGAACTTGCAGAGACGGTGCACAAACTTTCAACGGAGCTTCGTCGATGA
- a CDS encoding ABC-type nitrate transporter, permease protein (COG0600 ABC-type nitrate/sulfonate/bicarbonate transport system, permease component) — MKKIFAPSLVLILSMGLLEILALSGFLNQSLIPAPSDLFKVLFEMPEEILQGTQETLLNSFLGFLLSAVFGLLIAFVFSLSKNLRDAILPFAVFFQTVPIIAIAPLLVIYLGFGAPTVIASAFIVSIFPIIANTLVGLESYPKDQLDLFKIYRASPFQILFKLKLPSAYRHIYAGFKISAGLSIVGVIAGEFVAGGGLGALIDSARTQQRVDIVFVALFILALIGLFYLSVLALLNFTICKKRPL; from the coding sequence ATGAAAAAAATTTTTGCACCGTCGTTAGTTTTAATACTATCCATGGGACTTCTGGAGATTTTAGCTCTTAGTGGCTTTCTCAATCAAAGCCTTATCCCCGCTCCGAGCGATCTATTTAAGGTTCTCTTTGAAATGCCAGAGGAAATTCTTCAAGGAACTCAGGAAACACTTTTAAACTCGTTTCTTGGTTTTTTACTCTCAGCAGTCTTTGGACTTTTAATTGCTTTTGTTTTTTCGCTCTCTAAAAATTTGCGAGATGCGATTTTGCCTTTTGCAGTTTTCTTTCAGACTGTTCCGATCATAGCCATTGCTCCACTTTTAGTTATTTATTTAGGTTTTGGTGCGCCGACCGTGATTGCTTCGGCCTTTATTGTTTCAATTTTTCCGATTATCGCAAATACATTGGTAGGACTCGAATCGTACCCAAAGGATCAATTGGATCTTTTTAAAATTTATAGAGCTTCACCATTTCAGATCCTCTTTAAGCTAAAGCTTCCTTCGGCTTATCGCCATATCTATGCGGGTTTTAAAATTTCAGCGGGACTTTCGATCGTAGGCGTAATTGCCGGAGAATTTGTCGCAGGGGGCGGTCTTGGCGCGCTGATTGACTCTGCACGCACTCAGCAAAGAGTCGATATTGTCTTTGTTGCTTTATTTATCTTAGCTCTGATTGGTTTATTTTATCTAAGTGTTCTTGCTTTGTTGAACTTCACTATTTGCAAGAAAAGACCTCTTTAA
- a CDS encoding ABC-type transporter nitrate-binding protein (COG0715 ABC-type nitrate/sulfonate/bicarbonate transport systems, periplasmic components) — MVKAFSKFLFLAILFFANLVFSKPLTLALNWKAEPEFGGFYTAQLEGIYKKHGLDVKILEGGSGTPTVQMLANGKVDFAIVSADEIIISQERNPKNKLKAVFSVYHTSPHIILTHAEKNYSSIKDVFASKDTLAVQSGLPYYQWLVKTLGKPQAKVVPFTGGIAHFLNDKNFAQQGFITTELLAAEKTGAKVKHFLIADAGYNPYLVVLAVRESLLKEKPELVKKLVQAVREGWEGYLKDPTKTNAEIAKLNKAFDPEILEKAAEIQKPLIQSPASPLGSMTPERWNTLTEQLKSIGLIKAAPEASSLFENL; from the coding sequence ATGGTGAAAGCCTTTTCTAAATTTTTATTTTTAGCGATTCTTTTTTTCGCAAACCTCGTATTCTCAAAACCCCTCACTCTTGCTTTAAATTGGAAAGCAGAGCCTGAATTTGGCGGATTCTATACCGCGCAGCTAGAAGGCATTTACAAAAAACATGGTTTAGATGTTAAAATTCTAGAGGGCGGATCTGGAACTCCCACTGTGCAAATGCTTGCTAACGGCAAAGTAGATTTTGCTATCGTCAGCGCCGATGAAATTATTATTTCGCAAGAGCGTAATCCAAAGAATAAATTAAAAGCTGTCTTTTCTGTTTACCACACATCTCCCCATATCATACTTACCCATGCCGAAAAGAACTACAGCAGCATTAAAGATGTATTTGCCTCTAAAGACACATTAGCTGTGCAATCAGGGCTTCCGTACTATCAGTGGCTAGTAAAAACTCTCGGCAAGCCGCAGGCAAAAGTTGTTCCCTTCACGGGAGGCATCGCACACTTTCTGAATGATAAAAACTTTGCCCAACAAGGATTCATCACCACAGAACTTCTTGCAGCAGAAAAAACAGGTGCAAAAGTAAAACACTTCCTCATTGCTGATGCAGGCTACAACCCCTATCTCGTCGTTTTAGCCGTTAGAGAGAGTCTTTTAAAAGAAAAACCTGAGCTTGTTAAAAAACTTGTTCAGGCGGTGCGCGAAGGTTGGGAGGGATATTTAAAAGATCCTACTAAAACCAATGCTGAGATCGCAAAACTCAATAAAGCCTTTGATCCAGAGATTCTAGAAAAAGCGGCTGAAATTCAAAAGCCCCTGATTCAATCCCCAGCGTCCCCTTTGGGCTCTATGACCCCTGAGCGCTGGAACACTCTGACGGAGCAGCTCAAATCCATTGGGTTGATTAAAGCGGCCCCAGAGGCCTCTAGTCTTTTTGAGAACCTATAA
- a CDS encoding 50S ribosomal protein L32 (COG0333 Ribosomal protein L32): MPTPKKKTSRSKRDMRRAHDFLTAPAVAVEKKTGELVRPHVANKGADGALYYKGKQITAAK, encoded by the coding sequence ATGCCAACTCCTAAGAAAAAGACATCTCGTTCAAAACGCGACATGCGCCGCGCTCACGATTTCCTAACTGCTCCAGCTGTTGCTGTTGAGAAAAAAACTGGCGAACTAGTTCGTCCACACGTTGCTAATAAAGGTGCTGATGGCGCTTTATATTACAAAGGTAAACAAATCACTGCAGCCAAGTAG
- a CDS encoding 3-oxoacyl-(acyl-carrier-protein) synthase III (COG0332 3-oxoacyl-[acyl-carrier-protein] synthase III) encodes MAGTFRSRVAGIGSYLPEKVLTNQDLEKMVDTNDQWIVERTGIERRHLAAEGQATSDLSLEASKRALEDAGLTAQDIDMIIVGTVTGDRQMPSTACYLQSKLGCGNIMAFDLNAACSGFLYGISIADQFIRTGVYKNILVVGAEVLHRFVNFKDRETCILFGDGAGAWVLSQAKAGETQIIESTHMHADGNLAELLTLPGGGSLMPQSQEVLDNNLQFVSMKGREIFKNAVRTMALCCKEALAANNITADQVDWVVPHQANKRIVEAVADHLEFPMERMIVYLHETGNTSSASIPLAFDWAQKNGKIKRGQTILLTAFGAGLTSGSVLLRY; translated from the coding sequence ATGGCAGGAACATTTCGATCTCGAGTAGCAGGGATAGGCTCGTATCTTCCAGAGAAGGTTCTCACGAACCAAGATCTTGAAAAAATGGTTGATACGAATGATCAATGGATCGTCGAGCGCACTGGGATCGAAAGACGCCATTTGGCGGCTGAAGGTCAAGCCACATCAGACCTCAGCCTTGAAGCTTCTAAAAGAGCCCTCGAAGACGCAGGGCTCACAGCTCAAGACATTGACATGATTATTGTTGGAACCGTTACTGGAGACCGACAAATGCCTTCCACAGCTTGTTATCTACAAAGCAAACTGGGTTGCGGCAACATTATGGCCTTTGACCTGAATGCAGCTTGTTCTGGATTTCTCTATGGAATCTCCATCGCCGACCAATTCATTCGCACAGGTGTTTACAAAAACATTCTTGTAGTGGGTGCTGAGGTTCTTCATCGTTTCGTAAACTTTAAAGATCGCGAAACATGCATTCTGTTTGGAGATGGTGCGGGAGCATGGGTTCTTTCTCAAGCTAAAGCTGGAGAAACACAGATCATCGAATCTACCCACATGCACGCAGATGGCAACCTTGCAGAGTTACTCACTCTTCCTGGTGGCGGCAGCTTGATGCCTCAATCTCAAGAAGTTCTAGATAATAATCTTCAATTCGTCTCTATGAAGGGACGAGAAATCTTTAAAAACGCAGTTCGTACAATGGCACTTTGCTGTAAAGAAGCTCTCGCAGCTAATAACATTACAGCAGATCAAGTGGATTGGGTTGTTCCCCACCAAGCCAATAAACGCATCGTCGAAGCGGTTGCTGACCACCTTGAGTTCCCAATGGAACGCATGATCGTTTACTTGCACGAAACTGGTAACACTTCGTCTGCCTCTATTCCCCTAGCCTTTGACTGGGCTCAGAAAAACGGAAAGATCAAACGTGGGCAAACAATCCTTCTCACGGCTTTCG